The genomic DNA GGAAAGACAGCGGGATCGATGCGCTCCTCATGCCCGTAACGCCGTGGGTCGGTTACCGACCGAAAACATGGGTGACGAGCTATCAATGGCTGGGTTATACAGCCCTCTTGAATCTCCTAAACTATGCAGCAGTAACGGTGCCTGTGGCGCACGCAGATCCTGCTTTGGATCAGCCTGATCAAGAATGGTTGGCTTATACCCCACGAAATCAGTCTGATGAGTTTAATCATGGCCAGTGTAAGTTATTCGGGTGTACATGCGAGACTTGCTATGCTAATAGTCGTGATAGATGATATCGATTTGGTCAAGAATATGCCCATCTGCATACAGATTGTAGGGGGACGGTTCGGAGAGGAAAAGGCTGTTGCTGTCGCAAAAGTGGTTGATGGGCTTATACATTCGTGACGGGAGGTGGCATGAGCAATGTTATTCCGGGCCAACAACTTGTTTTTGCCAACTACATTACTGCTGGTAGACTATGAATATCCCAATATCGAATCAAGACGgggtcatcatcatcacaaTTTTGCTTGTCCTTCATGGGCATTTCCCTGCCAGGCAAACCCTACCTTCTTCCCAATGCCCGGTTCCACAATGACATTGACAACGGTGACCGTATCACTTAGAAATCCTTCCCTCGTAGcagtctccagctcctcttcAGAGCGGACAAAATACCCCTTCCCACCGCACATAGGTCCAAATTGCTCGTAGCGAGTCTCGTAAAGAAGACTAGTCGACCGCAGGCCCTTCTTACCATCATCCCGACCGTCAGATTTGGTGTCGTTGGCCGCCGTCTGAGCCTGTAGCTCTTTCCAGGAACTCTCGGAAGCACTGTCGCCGTGGTATATGCCCGAGTTGTTCACCACGAAGATAAGTGCCGGGATTCTGTAGCGGGCCATGGTCTCGATTTCCATCGCGCTGAAGCCAAACGCACTGTCGCCTTCAAGCGCCACGATCTTCTTCGGTTTGGCCGTGGATGCCGGAAAGGCGTTGTACGCCTCGTGAGCGGCGATGATATACCCCATTCCCACGCCCATCGTAGCATATGTGCCAGCGTCCAGACGCTGACGGGGATGATTCAGCGGGAAGACCGAACGGGAGATGTCCATGGTGTTCGCGCCTTCTGATACATACACAACGTTCCCATCTTCAAACGGCGCCAGCGAATTCAGCGTCGTCTTGATAATCTGAAAGGCCCGCTGGTACGTCAAGGGCGAGTTCTTCGGCGTAGGTGTAAACGCCGCCTTTTGCGCCTTGgcctcattcttcttcgccgaatCGGCCAACAATGCCAGGAACTGGCTTGGAGCAGCCGACGAGGCATACCGCCAGTTCGAAAGCGAAACCAGGAGCTGCTGGACTACCAGATCGATATCCCCGACGATCCCCAGCTCCGCCGTGCCCGCATTGCGACCGATCTCCTCGGCGCAGATATCAACCTGGATGATCTTCGCCCGGGAAGACCACTTGGGCGGCTCGCCAAAATGCAGGATCCAGTTCAGCCGCGCCCCAAGCACCAGCACCACGTCCGCGTGCTTCAACGCCGCGCTCCGCGCGCTCGACACATTGAGAGGATGTGAGTCGGGTACTACCCCTTTCCCCATCGGGGTCGGGAGGAACGGAATCTGAGTCTGCTCGACTAGCTTGCGGATCCCGCCCTCGGCCCTTGCATACGCGGCCCCCTTGCCGATAATCAGTAACGGCGCACGAGCTGCCTTGAGCAATTGCGCCGCCTTCAAAATCATTGCGGGGTCCCCGCTTGCCTTGGGAGGCGGCGGGACGAGGATTTCCTCTGGCTGCGGTAAGTGGAAGCCAGGTGCTGATTTGCCCTGGATTAGATCGGCAGGGAGGTCGACGAAGGTCGGACCAGGACGTCCGTACCAGCATGTCCGGTATGCGTTTTTGACGGCGCCGGCGACGAACGCGAGAGACGGCGGTCGCACTGCGAACTTGGTGTGTGGCGTGAGGAAAGAGATGGCATCCATCTCCTGGAAGGCGCCCTTGGTGACGCCTGAGGTCTCCGCCGATCCGGCGAGTACCAGCAGCGGGAAGTTATTCGCGGAAGCATTGCCAATCTGTGCATTGCAGGAGCAACTGTCAGTCACAGCTTAATGGTTTGATTTGGACCGCAATGCGCTCGCTCACCCCAGCTAAGGCATGGAGGACTCCCGGTCCTCCGACGACTAGACAAACACCAGGTTGTCCTGTGAGGTACCCGTACACACTCGCTGCATAGCTGCATGCCTGCTCGTTGCGAAACGCAATGAAGCGAATACCCAAGTCGATAGCACTCTCTGCTATTTCGATTACTGGTATACCCACTATCCCGAAGATCACAGTGACGCCGAGGTCCCGCAGCGTCCGGGCGATCAGTTGAGCACCAGTAACGACAGCCATCCTGGTGCTAGGGAAAGTGAATCAATCCAAATATTAAGCAGATTAGCCAATCCTAGCAATATAAAACCGGTGTGTTAGGTTTTAGATGAGTGATGGAAGGCCATTTTTGGAGCATGGAACAACCTGGGGATGGTTatcgatgaggagatgcTCTGGGACACTTCCGAGGTTCCAAATGACGCAAAGCCCGGAATGATTCCCGAGAAGTCAAGGCGTTCGTTATGAACAGCGACATCTAGAAATCTGTATCTTTGTTTGGCTTTAATCATGGGGATTTAATACTAGATGGCTTATCAGAGAGTATAGAGCACTAAAATCTATTTGCCGATAGCGATCTCTCAAAGGTATCAATCAAAATCGCTATATGTTGACCTCCAGGTACGAAATAAAGACATCTGGTATCCAACACATCAACTGAGATACGACATAATTATGTCCGATCATGCCAAATTCTTGCCCGTTCCCTCTAGAAGACAGAAAGCGCACGAGATACCATCCCTAGAAATCGAACTCTTTCCTGAACACATTCACATCCATCCCTGCCACTACCATATCAGCCAGATCCCGACGGCCCATCTGGCTGAACACACGCCGCAGCGTATCGTACAGGTTCGTgctctggttctggctgATATGGAGCATCCGCTCAAGTTGTTCGTCATCAATACCGCCCTCACCACCGCCAACGATCTCGCGAGCTCGCTCCCGGCCTTCCTGTTCGACGACACGGTGCATAGATAAAGCGCCTAGGAGGTGCTGTGCAGCCTCAGGGTAGCAACCGATGTTGATGCAGGACACGCCAAGGTTGTACCGGGCACGGACAAAGTTGGGGTTGATGGTAAGAGCTTGCTCGTATGCCTGAATAGCCTCCTCTGAGCGACCGGAGTTGGCAAGTGTAGCTCCGAGACGGTTCCAGAGAAGGTGAAGCTGCTCCTTCTGATTCACCGTGCCCGACTCGGTAGATGCCAGTGCGGCGGAGAAGCAGTCGACAGCCTTGTCGTATTCCTCTGCACAGTAGAAGAGAACACCCAACCCGACTTGGACATCTGGATCCATATGCTCGCCAGAAGGCGACAGCTGTGCCGCCTTGATGAACAGATCGGTGACCCGTTCATGTAAAATCTGGCGATCTGTGAAGCCCAAGTCTGCGTCAGACGACAGATCCTTAGGATCGATGATCTGAGGATACTTGACAGACAGCCAACGCTCGAGGGTACGGTAAGCCGTCGAGTCATAACCTTCGTTTGTATACGAAACAGCCAGCCCCATGAGGGCGTCCAAATTGTTGGGATCGATCTTCAGCGCCTGTTCCAGGGCACGAATAGCAGGAAGCTCCTTCTCATTTTGCGCCTGTGCGGATCCCAGCATTGTCCAGGCTTGAACGTGCTGAGGATCCTTTTGAACAGCGGCCTCGAAAGCCAACGCGGCCAAGGAAAGATTGCCACCTTCGCGCATGATCTTGACACCTTCTTCAAAGGGATTGGCCACATTCCGGAACACGTTTTCCTCTTCGAACATGTAATCGCCCAGCTGAGGATCTCGGAAACGCGTTTGGAGATTGTCAAAGCCGTCCCACTCGCCAAGGTCTCCCATGTGCAGGTTGTCGTTGATTTCGAAAGAagcatcttcatctgccAGTTTTCTACTTGTCGCCGTTTCAGCTTGGACTCTTTGCCATACGCTCTCAAAAGCATCGTAATCTTGAGCATTACCGGTATCAGTAGTGGGGACTGACCTATCGAGATCATTCAGCTCCGCCTCTATCGCCGCGTTggcctcatcgtccagcgTCTGGTTACCCGCCGTCTCCATCTCGGCAAATTGTGCCTCCCAGTTCTCATCATCGAGCTCGACCATGCgacccttgcccttgtcctGAGTAGCGGCCTCCGCGGGCTGTTGTTGCATGCCCATGGGTGTATAGGATGGGCGCATCATACCCATTCCTCCCATACCCATGTACCCCATGCCCATAGGACGCTGATAACCGGCCATCACCGGCGACACGGACGTGGCTGGGCTTGACGTTTGTGGCATGCCGACCCGACTCTGTTGTTGGAAGCGAGCAAACTCTGCAGGTGTGAATGCGGACCCGTTGTTCATTAGCGGTCCTGTAGGGCCGGCAAACGCAGCCTCCATCCGGGCATGCTCGCCAGTATCAAATTCAGCCGCCCACCCGGGAGACCCCGTTCTCGGCGGAGTGGTCTGGAAGTGATCTAGCTCGCGCCTTAGTTGTTCCATCGCAAATGGTTGTGGTGCTGTCCCGGGAATCTGGCCTGGTTGTTGTGCGGCAAACTCGTCCATCATCTACTTAGATTACCAATCCATTGTTAGCTACAGTAAGTAGCAGCGGGCTTCAAAGAGAGTGAGATTTCGTACCTGATCTTGCCCCCCCATCATACTCCTTGACCGCATGCTCTCTTGCACGCCCCCGGGACCCCTACCGACAAGGCGGTCCCGTTGGAGTGACTTGTCGTCCTGCACATGCTTGGTGAACTGTGAGAGCGGGTTTCCCGCGGTAGAGCACTCGGCGCCACCAAGGAACGACATGTTGACGAATTCACTAGAAACCTGTCTGAAAAAAGTGGCATCAACAGTCAAGAAAGGATCTGAACGGTCAACGATCAGTTTCAATAGAGTCTAGAcaaaaggaggaggaggatggagaggtAGATGACAACGGTATCTCCGCCAAAACGTGGGGTTTGAAACCGATCGGAGACCTGCTGATGCCGAGGTCCGCCGTAGGTCACGTGCTTTGATATCAGGAAACTCCTGCCCAttttccccttctcttctccttctaGTATTATGCTCCAAGTCGTTTCATCAGGCGTAGGCGGTGATTCATATGTTGTTAGATTCAGATACCAAAACTCTGTGTTGTATAGATTACACTCGTGAATGCCGGCTATAGTATACATCGTCTGCAGGATGGTACATCATTCgtcgaattcttgcaacCCAACCAAGCGCACAAAAAGAGACAGAGATTAACCCAATTTAATAATGCCACTGACTACTCTTCATCCGGAACCCCCTCGATACGATCACCCCTTCTGTTGGTACTACTGTAGTCCACGCGAATCCGTCGACCGTAAGGTGCCTTCCCGCTGAGAATCTCGAAAGCCTTCTGAGCGCTCTCGACATCGAGGAATTCTGCATGAGCGAAGCCGCGAGGTTGCCCTGTCCGTCGATCAACCGATACGCGAACATCAATAACATTATTGATATCTCTGAAGAGCTCGTTCAGATCCCGATCTGTCATCTCGAACGACAGGTTGCCGAGGTACAGCGTCCTCGAAGCGGGCCGCAAGGGCCTGGTACCGCCGCTGCTCGCATATTGCGCGGTTATACGGCGGCCCTCAAAGATTTGCAAATGCATAGCCTCGACGCAACTTTTGGCGGCCTCAATAGAGTCAAAGTGCACGTATGCAAACCTATTCACAAAACACAGACAGATTGTCAGATATCTCGTTTTCCCGCAGAGAACAGTAGGAACTGGGCTCACCCTCTGCTCAATCCTCGGTTATCAGTAATGAGATCAACTCTCTCCACAACGCCAAACTGCTGCATGTGGTTCTTCAAATCTTCCGCCGTCACATCGTAGAACAGATTACCAACGTAGACAGTCTGTCTTGGCCGGAGATTCTCTTCCAGGACCCGGAGCCGCATCTTGGGTTTCTGTGGCCGCGCATCGCGAGTATCGGGCTCCGCCAAAACCGTCTCGGaatggccatgatgctcATGCTCTGGTGAGCTCGTCGGCTCCTGGCTGGCGGTGTTGTCGCTGAACCATCTCGTATGTAAAGCTAATTGAGATTGCAGAGGGGATAATACGGGTAGTGGGACGCGAGGTGCAAGGGCCCTGGCAGACCATGTCGGCGCGGTGACCGGCAAAGACAAGAGGCGACTGGCTGCTCGCCGAAAGCAATGCCTGTAGAGAGATGCAATCAGTCACGGTGGCCCTGGTAGAGAAAAGTTTATCACAGCATCCTTATTCAACAGATAGGTTATTTTCCTTACATTTTCCGTGTCCTCGTGAATGAGTTAGTGGTGTATGACCAAGAGCAAAGCCAGAAGTACAGAATGCTGTTCAACAGAAAAGTTCGCCTAATCGAATACGATAAGGTCACGTGACTGGAACAGATCATTCCCAATGATGAAACTGATGgattctactccgtacaaatGGCGCATTCCAACAGCTTGTGTCTCGCGCAAATAAGTAAAATGAAACCAAGCTAGTGTCATTTACTGCGGCAGTATTGCACATTCAGTTGTGGGAATCGAGTGGAGAAACAGGGTATATACAGTCTTCCGGATTTGTACAATTCCCAGACATCCCTAACAAGTGGGTCAATTGAGTCCTTGAGGAAACGCCACACCTCCAAGCCCATACACCAGGTTGGAAAAGGTAATATTGCTGGAAAGAGGTGAATAACTGGACAAGTGAACGTTCAAACAATGCGCTTTTGCTATCGACATGAGTACTTATAAGGTACCCTCGCCTGAAGCGTTACTGCTTTTTTGAGGAGAGTTGTTGTCGTAAGGCCCGTTAATACCCAGGCCCTCGTACTTCACCGGGTCTGAAGAGAAGACATTAGAAAATCGAGGCAACGACCGCATATTATCTACAGTGTTGCCTTGCTGCATGGAAGATAATTGCGTAGATGACAAGGACCCCTGAGCTTGTAACGATGGGTGAAGCGATGGTTGTGGTGatggttgctgctgctgtccaTCGAACGTTGGCCACCATTGGTTAGGTATGTCGAGATTCGAACTCTGAATATAAGTGTCCCAAGAATCCTGTTCGCCGGTGTTAGTAATGCCCAGTGGTGTCAAAGGGATGAAAAAAGGGGCAAGCGTACCCAATCCAAGTTCAGCTGCATATCAGGCATTTGTCCGAACATCGTGCTGAACGGGGACAGAGCTCCGGGTACCTCTGCCGTGGACCCAAATGCGCCCGGGGCAGATGGCGTTTCTGACACTTTGAAACCAGTTTCATTGAATGCTGGGGATCCTGAGTTTGCAGCGTTGATTCCACTGCTCAATAATCCCAAGGTCATCGCGGCACTTTGCTTCTCGTCCTGAGGTTCGAAGGCCGGTGCTGTGGCATTGCTGTCTGGAAACCCTAAATTTAGTTTGGCAAGCATCACGCCGAGGATGCCAGCGGCTTTCCAAGCTTCAAGCGACTCCTCACGCAGTTCCTCCCAGATCTCTCGAGAGCGCTGTAATGCAATGATCATTTCCTGTCGTCGCTCCCTGCCCCACGCAAAGGTGTCGCTGGACTCTCTTCCACCAGCTTGGATTTTGAGCCCATGATACAGGTCGAAGCAGACAATAGATGCAGCCAGCAAGTAATCGGTAGAGCTGAGGGAATTTATGCGGTTCTGTTTTGTACGCAGACGTCCCGTTGGCCTTGTCTCTGTGTGTAGCATTGACTGAAACCGCAACAGCTCCATGGCTGAATCGATGCAAGTCTTGCGTGAGTAGGCGAACCGGGGATTTCCACGTGCTAGAACTATATAAGGCCGGTGGAGAACACACTGTGCTTTATGATAGACACTCATGATCTGCCAACGATCAGTACTACAACTCGCGCTTATGACTGGCAAGTGATTGACGTACACCAAAGCGCGACATAATCAGATTGGACGGGTCCAACTGACACTCCTCAAAAGGACGAATGACAAGATGCTCCGGAATCAGGTCCCGGGCTCGGCGAAGCTCAGCATCCAACTCCATCACCTTGTCGTACGATTCACTTTGCACACTCGAGGTGAGCTCGGTAACGCGACCAAATACGTACGCCAGACGTGCTTTGGCAATGAGGTAAGAGATAGGGGTCGGTTCATTCGCCGGTCGTGAGGGAGGAAGTTCCTTGCAGTTTTCGTcgaaatcatcatcatataGATTCCGCGGGAGCTCCGTATCACTATCCACAGTGCGAATCATGCTGGGAAGCCCAACCTGAAATGAAAAGAGCAAGTCCGACTGCCGCACGAAAGTCCATACGCGTCGGCGCATCTCCCCTTGAAAGGGGGTAATGTTGGGGAAAACTTTCGAGTCCCGGTGGTATCCCATTCTCATCGCTAGCCTTGCGACGACACCGACGAGCACCCACACCGAAATATCTGCTTCCTTCGTTTGGCGAAAGTCgccatgaagatggaagatgAATGTCTCGATTAAGTAGGGATAAGGTTTGGTATAATCGGCCAGAGTCAGACATTGAGCGACCAGATTTCGAAAACTTCCAGCCATATCCAGGGATTTCCCTCGAAACTCGGGTGGctcatctccttcatggTTATATGACAGCATAGCAAGTCGCATCATGGCGAACAGCATACCCACCCAGACAATGCAGGATTGCGAAGGATCTTCCCAATGTTTGTTATACTGCGGAGAAGGTTAGAAGGATTAACAATCTGTAGGAGAAAAATTATGCTTACCTGAGCTTGAAACGTCGGACCATGAAGAATATCTGTTCATAGTTAGTCATCGATGCATTTGCATGCACGTTCTCTAGTTCTGTCGGTACTCACGAGTCGCTGGATCATAGCTATTGAAATAGCGAGCAATAAGCATATCTGATGTATATCTCGAGGGAAAGGAAGACATAATCTCTGCGCGGCTCGCAGGCTTCATGGCCCCAAGGAGCAGCGTGGAGCCCGGGACATCGCTCGGCAGCTTGGATGTATTAAATTTTTCGGCTTGCTCCTCGTACTGCTTCTTGCACGTTTGGAAGTAATTACGGACTTCGGCGATCTGTGAAGTGTAAATAAAGATAACTCATTAAGCGCATGGTCAAGTGCTGACTCACATCGTTGAGCAGGGAAGCCCAGTGCGCATCGCTGATATAATATGATTTATTGTTGTCGACTTTCATGATACCAAATGACTTTGTAACTTGCTCCGTATCGCTCTCCTCCGGAGCATTTGAAGTCTCCTCGTCCAGGTCGATGTCGTGGGTTTGATTGAGGGAGCCGCCACTACTGCTCGTTCCGGAAATTGCTGCCATTGCCGCTGCTGGACCTGCGGACTGTGATCCGTTGGTCATCAGGGACAGTACCAAGCTCTCGAGTCTGTCTATTCTGTTCTGCATATCGTCGGGGGAACTTGACGCCGAGTTCTGTGTTGCATTCTTTCTTCGTACACTTGCTTGAGCATAGGTACAGGAAGATGCGTCGCCTCGCTTTACGCAGTTCTCGCATGGGTGGGCGCGGTTACATTTCAGTCTGATATATGATCTGGTGTTAGAAGTatgctcttcttcagatAAAGGGAAAGGGCGAATACTCACTTTCTGTGCCGGCAGGGGCCGCAAGAAAGTGGCACCCTGTTTCGCTTTCGAATG from Aspergillus fumigatus Af293 chromosome 8, whole genome shotgun sequence includes the following:
- a CDS encoding indolepyruvate decarboxylase family protein: MIKAKQRYRFLDVAVHNERLDFSGIIPGFASFGTSEVSQSISSSITIPRFTRMAVVTGAQLIARTLRDLGVTVIFGIVGIPVIEIAESAIDLGIRFIAFRNEQACSYAASVYGYLTGQPGVCLVVGGPGVLHALAGIGNASANNFPLLVLAGSAETSGVTKGAFQEMDAISFLTPHTKFAVRPPSLAFVAGAVKNAYRTCWYGRPGPTFVDLPADLIQGKSAPGFHLPQPEEILVPPPPKASGDPAMILKAAQLLKAARAPLLIIGKGAAYARAEGGIRKLVEQTQIPFLPTPMGKGVVPDSHPLNVSSARSAALKHADVVLVLGARLNWILHFGEPPKWSSRAKIIQVDICAEEIGRNAGTAELGIVGDIDLVVQQLLVSLSNWRYASSAAPSQFLALLADSAKKNEAKAQKAAFTPTPKNSPLTYQRAFQIIKTTLNSLAPFEDGNVVYVSEGANTMDISRSVFPLNHPRQRLDAGTYATMGVGMGYIIAAHEAYNAFPASTAKPKKIVALEGDSAFGFSAMEIETMARYRIPALIFVVNNSGIYHGDSASESSWKELQAQTAANDTKSDGRDDGKKGLRSTSLLYETRYEQFGPMCGGKGYFVRSEEELETATREGFLSDTVTVVNVIVEPGIGKKVGFAWQGNAHEGQAKL
- the pex5 gene encoding tetratricopeptide repeat protein, translating into MSFLGGAECSTAGNPLSQFTKHVQDDKSLQRDRLVGRGPGGVQESMRSRSMMGGQDQMMDEFAAQQPGQIPGTAPQPFAMEQLRRELDHFQTTPPRTGSPGWAAEFDTGEHARMEAAFAGPTGPLMNNGSAFTPAEFARFQQQSRVGMPQTSSPATSVSPVMAGYQRMGMMRPSYTPMGMQQQPAEAATQDKGKGRMVELDDENWEAQFAEMETAGNQTLDDEANAAIEAELNDLDRSVPTTDTGNAQDYDAFESVWQRLGDYMFEEENVFRNVANPFEEGVKIMREGGNLSLAALAFEAAVQKDPQHVQAWTMLGSAQAQNEKELPAIRALEQALKIDPNNLDALMGLAVSYTNEGYDSTAYRTLERWLSVKYPQIIDPKDLSSDADLGFTDRQILHERVTDLFIKAAQLSPSGEHMDPDVQVGLGVLFYCAEEYDKAVDCFSAALASTESGTVNQKEQLHLLWNRLGATLANSGRSEEAIQAYEQALTINPNFVRARYNLGVSCINIGCYPEAAQHLLGALSMHRVNQSTNLYDTLRRVFSQMGRRDLADMVVAGMDVNVFRKEFDF
- a CDS encoding nucleic acid-binding protein, translating into MICSSHVTLSYSIRRTFLLNSILYFWLCSWSYTTNSFTRTRKMHCFRRAASRLLSLPVTAPTWSARALAPRVPLPVLSPLQSQLALHTRWFSDNTASQEPTSSPEHEHHGHSETVLAEPDTRDARPQKPKMRLRVLEENLRPRQTVYVGNLFYDVTAEDLKNHMQQFGVVERVDLITDNRGLSRGFAYVHFDSIEAAKSCVEAMHLQIFEGRRITAQYASSGGTRPLRPASRTLYLGNLSFEMTDRDLNELFRDINNVIDVRVSVDRRTGQPRGFAHAEFLDVESAQKAFEILSGKAPYGRRIRVDYSSTNRRGDRIEGVPDEE